One window of Saimiri boliviensis isolate mSaiBol1 chromosome 4, mSaiBol1.pri, whole genome shotgun sequence genomic DNA carries:
- the KCTD20 gene encoding BTB/POZ domain-containing protein KCTD20 isoform X2 — MPLAEDIKGSCFQSGNKRNHEPFIAPERFGNSSVGFGSNSHSQAPEKVTLLVDGTRFVVNPQIFTAHPDTMLGRMFGPGREYNFTRPNEKGEYEIAEGISATVFRTVLDYYKTGIINCPDGISIPDLRDTCDYLCINFDFNTIRCQDLSALLHELSNDGAHKQFDHYLEELILPIMVGCAKKGERECHIVVLTDEDSVDWDEDHPPPMGEEYSQILYSSKLYRFFKYIENRDVAKTVLKERGLKNIRIGIEGYPTCKEKIKRRPGGRSEVIYNYVQRPFIQMSWEKEEGKSRHVDFQCVRSKSLTNLVAAGEDVLEDQEILMHHPPQVDELDRLNAPLSQMASNDFQD, encoded by the exons ATGCCCCTTGCCGAAGACATCAAAGGTTCTTGCTTCCAAAGTGGGAATAAGCGGAACCATGAACCTTTTATTGCTCCAGAAAGATTTGGAAACAGTAGTGTGGGTTTTGGCAGTAATTCCCATTCCCAAGCACCAGAGAAAGTGACGCTTCTTGTAGATGGCACACGTTTTGTTGTGAATCCACAGATTTTCACTGCTCATCCGGATACCATGTTGGGAAG GATGTTTGGACCAGGAAGAGAGTACAACTTCACTCGGCCCAATGAGAAGGGAGAGTATGAGATTGCCGAAGGCATCAGTGCAACTGTATTTCGCACAGTGTTG GACTATTACAAAACTGGTATCATCAATTGTCCTGATGGCATCTCTATCCCAGATCTTAGAGATACATGTGATTATCTCTGCATTAATTTTGACTTCAACACGATCCGATGTCAAGATCTGA GTGCTTTACTGCATGAACTGTCTAATGATGGTGCTCATAAGCAGTTTGACCACTACCTCGAAGAACTCATCTTGCCCATCATGGTGGGCTGTGCCAAGAAAGGAGAGCGGGAGTGTCACATTGTTGTGCTGACGGATGAGGATTCTGTGGACTGGGATGAAGACCACCCTCCACCAATGGGGGAGGAATATTCCCAAA ttctttaTAGCTCCAAGCTCTACAGATTCTTCAAATATATAGAGAATCGGGATGTTGCAAAAACAGTGTTAAAGGAACGGGGCCTGAAAAACATTCGCATTGGAattgaag GTTACCCTAcctgtaaagaaaaaattaagagaagaCCTGGCGGCCGGTCTGAAGTCATCTATAATTATGTACAACGCCCCTTCATCCAGATGTCatgggaaaaagaagaaggaaagagtcGCCATGTGGATTTTCAGTGTGTTCGAAGCAAATCCCTCACGAATCTGGTAGCTGCTGGAGAAGATGTCTTGGAGGACCAGGAGATATTAATGCATCACCCACCACAAGTGGATGAACTTGACCGGCTAAATGCCCCACTTTCTCAGATGGCTTCTAACGACTTTCAGGATTAG